In Anopheles bellator chromosome 2, idAnoBellAS_SP24_06.2, whole genome shotgun sequence, the genomic stretch CCATTGACCACCGCCAAATCCAAATTcgaattgctattgccgagatagagccagagacaatcgaaaatgtactcaaaaataggtcaaTCTAATGGGCCAGCTGTTAAGCTagccgtggtggacatttgactaAAATTGTTTATCATAAAAAAGGAATGGCGACCTTTGTATGAGAGGAGAAAAGCTGGATACCATGGTTCTGGAAAGTTTGCTCAATCCGATTCCATCCTCTCACTgattttgttattgttgtaatTATCTATAGACAGATTCGTCCCTATCaaaaacggtggtatatctagtgttgAAGCGTGTTATTAAATAGTAGCAGCATCTGACCATCAGATATTTGTAGTCCAACATATTTTCGATTCTGTTTTCTACTAATGCGCTTTTAGCAGAAGCTTTTCTTGATAGATTTTCGACTCTCGTTTTCATCGTACGTCTGCGTATAACAGTCTGCGACCACGGACCTACCAAATTTCGAATAACTTGACCCATAGTCCAATATCTACATAATCGGAACTAGACTCTTCGACTATCTTCTCGGTCGGACCATAAAAAGGAGATCGTTGGGCCAAATAGTTGTCTTTCGATCTGTCGCGATCGACCATCGACCGATCGCTCGTTTGCCTGAGTGATTATGACAATTGTCATTACGGTCAAGTGAGCCaaagtaaacataaaacactgcAACCGGGCGACCGGGTTTGCAGGGAGCCTGACGGGCCGACCAACGCCTAGGTGGCGGCCTAGGTCCTCGCCTTTCTCCTCACGAACGGGCTTCGTGTTAATTTGTGTTAAGTGCAACCGGGCCACGAGCGACTGGAACTGTAACTTTCGTGACGTCTCGACGGGCCCGTATGTAACTTGCCCGCTCGCCCACCCGTGCACCTGCCTATTGCTTCCTCCATTGGCACAAACACGCATTGGTcaattgttgctgttgttgcggcgGGCGACCTTGACTCCGATGTTGTGATAGAATTCGGTGACTGCACGCTGTGGATCCTCCGTTCCATTACACCACCACCTGGCGTGGCCAACGGCCAATTTTAAATTCGTATCGCATCGGGTGGTTCCGGGGCAGCATCTTTTCCTGGTTGTCTGATCTTTTGGACCTTTTGGTAGCGTACTTGAAGCCGCCACTAATCGATCCACCATTTTTGTGTGCGGGACAAATATCGGCGCAAACAATGCCGACCCATTAGAGGCGGCATTGTTGTGAAATTGGGCTGGTTTCTGCTGTGTCACGACGATTACGACCAATCCTGGAGCTGCAccacatttgatttttttgggaTAAGCTCAGCAAATAGGAGACGGTGCGGAGCAATTCTGCGCTGTGTGAGCTATGGAAACCTACGACACTTTTATCCGCCATCGATCGGGGTGACGTAACCGAGTGCGGCGCATGTTGGCGCATAAACAATGCTTTGGAATTTGAAGTTTCCATCACCGAAAAGTGTTAATTGGCTACGGCAACGTGGAGATTGCGTACGGAGATTGCGGCCCTCCAAGCTGATGACGTAATGGAAAGTGATACTGTTCGATCAAGCAACAGTAAGAATATCGATCGGAACGCCTTGCCACACCTTCCTGAACTTGATCCGTTCGTCCGACTGGGTTGACAGGGCCCACCGTTGCTTTCCCCGTTGCGACGGTCAGCATCCGACCTCCAAACTGGTCAACTGGTTCGACCACACTTTTGCTTCCTGCTCCCCGAGAGGAAGCCCCGCTTAATGGTGGACCGGCTCCGGCCTTACGAGTGTCCGTAACATCTCCTAAGTGAGCCCAATTCCTAGCCCCACAAAACCCaccgctctctccctctcactctcgctcactcgctcgatTCCGCAAACGATTCATAATTTTACACGCTGACTCAATCGCAACGCGTAACATCATATCCTCCTTCTCTCCACGCGCCCCGGGTGGGGAGCTGGCGGATTTCTTCAGCCGACCTGTTATGCGGTCCGCTCCGCATGACTTGGCGCACCGGCCCCCCGCGTCGGCTTCCAAACAAACCCCCTCTTCCCGCGCTCGCCATTACGTCACAACCAAAtacgaaaaagtgaaaacgaaaGTACACCCCAGCGAAGGAGAGTGCGCGCCGCAACCCTTGCGCGGCCGTGTTGCCATCTCCGCCCGTTGGTTGCGTTGGCTCGCCGTGTTGGCGAGGAAGTCCCCGCCAGGAGGGCGTTCGAATGACACAGCCGCTGCGCACCTTGTGCCACTGACCGACCCAATTCGGCCGCCGAGAAATTCGTCTAACGCGCATTGCATTAGCGATGCACCCGGGTTAAAGGGAGGAGTCCGGTCCAGGCTCCAGGCCGACGCTCCTCACACCTGGGAAACCTGTTTTTGGGGTCCCCCCTTTCCGCCGTCTTTGCTGGCTGACTTTCGTCGAGTTGACGGGATGATGTAATGGGCCCGTGGTCTGTGTTTGTCATCCTGGTCTGCAGCCTGGCCATCGGCAAGTAGCACCTTCGTGCCAAAAAAGCGCGCTCGCATCGCAGTGGCCAGTGTCGTAGTGGCGATGGAGAAAATAAGGTCAACTGATGCCGCCGGAGGGCTCCGAAACGTATGCTAAGGGGCAAGAACCACGCAgcactaggctgttcaataagttcggtggctcgataagaaaaacacatttttatgtggtgaaatacactttattattcagtatggccttaCCCCAACATCGATACAGTTGCTCCAAGGAAACtctaatttataaattccatctcTGAAGTAAGAAAGTTGGAAGgactgaaaacagatggaagtcgctaggtggggtcaaatctggtgaatCTCCAGCGTTTGGAAcattaattcatggatttgCTCTTGTGACCGGGTGGATTGCTCCATTCTTAGCTAATGCAACACCCAAAATATTGGTTGCTGCTCAATAAGATGGTCAGGCCTCGTACTAAATCTCTTccagtgattcgacgattttccaatacgagATCCTGTATTTTCTCTACGATTTCAGgagttgtgtctgttttttgacgtggatcgtcttgaaggctagtacgaccacgtttaaactcagaaaccccgCTTTTAACACCCCTAATTGAAGGGTTCTTAGgggtttcataattttcctttgcttttaaatcttccaaaaaaaaaaaaaaacaatcactgcaagatacttgattttttccgtcgtaaaaaatactgtgacgcGTCGATACTAAAGTAAAGAAGCGCGTCGGTTGTAAAGAAAAATtaagtgatcgattgaaatgaaactttacatacgttcttatgaagagtgtagcaatataacaaaaacaatgggcctgtagcagcgccctctattctcgaggctccgaacttattgaacaccctagtacTCGGTATGGTCATTTAGCAATATCTCCAAACCAGACGTCAGAGTCGTTCCCCGGAGCATTGTCTTCGGGGGGGCTAATGATACCCCAGCTCACTCTCGGATGGAGATGCCCCACCGCGAGAGGGCTGCGCGATGATATAAGGGTTGAACGAGTTCCAAGAGTCCGTCCGACTCTTGGCGGAGGGAGCGAATTTGGGTCATTGTTTCAAGCGGCGGGCGGCTGGGCTGCGTATCTTCATTATCAATCGAGCGACCTCGGACCGCGCATCGGAGAAGCTTCGGCTCTCCGCTCTGCCTCCGTCTACCCTCTTTCTCGGCACTCGCGCAACCCACTCGTGTTTATGGCTGAGAATTAGTCATTGTTGAGAAGGTGTTGGGCCACCCTCCGGCTAAAGGGCGCTCGATTTGCGACAGACCGCGAGGGGCGATTCTGTCGGGCTTCGAGGGTTTTCGCACTGCGCGGAGTGGACCCTGTCCGCCGCTggcaccccaaaaaaaaaacacgtgtCCCAACACGCGCCCCCAGGTTCGGGACGGGGCGagccatttaatttaatttcttttctgctgcccggtcgccggtggccatGAATTTTTCGACATGGCTGCGTGACTCGCCCGCTGACCCGCTTTCTCAACACGCTAAACCCGCCTTGCGGGTCCCTCGGTGCCCCCGAACCGCAGGACATGTCGCGCGCGTATTTCGTAAATCATCGTCCGCCGGAGGTATCGggcgggggaaaaaaaaatcggaatcggaaagatATGCTGTCGCTTCAAACggctcgctggtggtggctggcccatcatcatcggcccagCGCTGAATGTTAATGATTGCGCATCGATCCGTGGATCGGCGCGTGTCAGCGTTTGACTTTGaatctcactcgctctctctctctctctctttcgcccgtTGGCAGTTCGACGGATTCCACCCGACGAGAGGTCCGAAAACGGACTTCCTCCGGAGAGGCGAAACGAAATTCGGTCAGCATCGGCCGCGCTTTCCCTTTCTTGGCCTTTTCAATGTCAACCGAAATGTGGTTGCCCTTCCACGGCGCCCACCCAACGGGAGAGGAGGTCCCAAATCTTGCATCATTTGACTAAATGGCTCCATCGCCAccaagagagagcgagagagagaaaacatcGGCTGGTGCCCTTCACACAGATCCTACGCCCCCGAGTGGGGACAAACGCAGTGCCCAGAAGTTCCAGAAAGCTCAGGCAACTCCGCGAGCGCGTGTCCTTGACGGGTGGCTGAGATGGCCGGCCGAGGGTCGAATCGCTAAAAGAGTTACCTTCCCCCCTGTGTCCGGTTGTTGCGTACGGGAAAGAATACGAGTAACGAGTCGTGCGGTGGGACCTTTCGAAAGGCACAGGGTCCTGCTGGTGCACTTCTGACGCTAGACTTTGGACCTTTTCTGTTTGCCAAGCACAGCACCCAAGTTACATAAGCTACATGGTGAGGCAGCCTGGGCGAGATCTTATTCTCGGGTTTCCTATTACCTACGAGCCTTCGATAGAAATGGGGCCCCCTTTTTGCCAATATATGAAGCAACGATCTGATGCCGCACCGTTTTCGCCATATTTGAAGCCATTaatgcacacacaaaaaaagcaaGCGACATCGTCTCGGGCAGCGACAACTGAGGGGTCCACGAAAAAACCGCTTCATCAATATGAAACGGCCGCTGGAAATGGGTCAGTAGCAGCGTAGCGGGGCGATCGCGTAACACTGCGCGTCCGAACGGAGCTACTTTGCATTTCGCTGCGCAACATAAACCCCGGTACgggggtggtggccagcgagtGTCGGGTGGCGCCGGGCAGCAGATTAGCGGCAGCCTCCGCGCGCGTTACATTAGAAAATGGACAgtgaaatggtggaaaaacacACCGATCCGACACGCAATCGGATTTGCGGGAAAAACACGGCTCGAAAAATGGCCCCCAGGTACCTAGGTCAGGGTGTAGGGTGTAGAAAAACAGGATTAGCCCGGGGACGGGGAACGGTTGGCCAACCGGCCGATTCATTCTTGCTAAACAGTTAACAACCGGGTCTAGTCGCAGCCGCGGATGCGATCGAGAATTGGAATTCTCTCCTGCGAACCGGGGGGAGGGTCCAGTTTCTGCTCCAGGGGAATGCAAACGGGCCAGAAAGTGAAAGGGATGTATGAAAAGTCGTTCGCCGCGAGgcgttccggctccggccattCCTTTATTCAGGGACACCGATTGGAACGGGAGAGCCCGCCGgaaagtgtttcgattttacGGAAGTTCGGCTGTGACCTTAGCGGCCCACCGAGGAACGCGGATTCGCCACAAACGGTTGCGAGGATGAAAGTTAAGAAAGTGAGCCGATTGGGTAAGCCGAGGCGGACTGACTCACGCTTACGTAAATGTGAGACGCTCGTCTGCCCACGATCGGTCCATGCATTTTTGGAAAGGCTTTCGTCGCCTGTTTGGTCTGCTTTTGCAAGATAACTCCCTGGCTACGCACGCCCGGCCTTCGGATGCACGGCGCGGAGACTACGAAAGTTGTTGCCCTTTGGAGACGGCGTCTTTGGGGAATCCTTCAGAAACTTGCAAATTGCCTCACGTACACCATGTTGTTCCGCGCGGAGCCGAAGGTAACTTGGGCAACAATTAGATGGAACCTTGTTCCGCGTGAGGGCTGTCCGGGTTGCGATAGAACTTTCACACCTGTCGGGTACACGCCGTCGTCCACTGGCGGCTGAGTCACTTTCGCCTTGTACAGGGCGGCGGTTCAGAGGTCAGAGTTTAAATATTACTTGCGAGCGGGCGCACGGGAAGGGATGATTGATTGGCGATTTGCGTGCGACATTCTTATGAATATTAGTAAGCACCAGGGGTACGCCTTCTCCTTGGCCTCACCGGCGCTAAGGTCTTGCGCCGTTAAGTGCTTTATCCTTTATCGTAAATACgtatttaaaataatgtaTGCAGCACCCCCAACCCGTTGAGCTCGGTTTTTGCGCCTAGTGGTTATGCAATTCGTTAGCTCTTCGAAGATGCAACGGATTTTAAAGGGAATGTTATATTTTAAATCGACAACGATCATAGACTGATCGGAGATCGTGGAGATCGTTCGGTTTAGCGTATGGCATAATTTTCCAGAAAGACCATTAACTCCAATTCTAATTATCTCTTCGTTCACAGTGGACGACTCGTCGGGCAAGTACACGAAAGGGTTCTTCTGGGGCAACAACTACTGGACCGGCTCGATGGACCAGTGCTCCTACATCCACCAGAACGAGAGTGGCGCCGAcgtgccgaagaagaagggcCGCAACACGGACATCACGTACATCAACGGGAACTTTCTCGGCACGACCGAGAGCGAGCACGAAAACCCTCCGTTCATGCCGGGCTTCTACATGGCCAAGATACTGATCAACGGGACCGAGTCATTCAACGCGGTGAGTGGTGGGATCAGCCAGGATCATGGGTATTGGGCACTAACGCGTAGCACTTTTCCATCGCCTTAGATTCGGACCGTGGTCGTCGGTTTGTGTCTCCCGAGTGCGTGCAGTATCGGTGACGTGGAAACGCTGCTAAAGCTGGACATTAGCCGCCGGCACGTGGCACAAGAGCTGGTCGGTGTACGATCGCCGACGTTGAACAACTTTTCCCTCTGGGACGATCTCACCTTCCGGATACTATTGTACAGTAGCCCGCACTGTCGTCGGAAGCAGGACTGTCGTACGCCAGGACTAACGTTTACCTTTCGGTTTTCAGTATCATCTCCACGATCGTGACGATCCTGCTGATCAGTGGCACCGGCTACGATCTGGTGCTGCGCCGGCGCTACAAGGCGCAGATGCGCATCAAGAGCTACTGCAAGGAGCTGACGGCCGAAATGTCGCCGGGGCTGGGCTGCACCACGTACGATCTGACGCAGCGCGAGACGGAAGAGAACGGCAAAGGTAACTGCACCGTAATCCGGGTACCAACGGGCGTTAATAATAACAACTCGGACGAGAATCTTGCCGCGGAGCTGACCACTACCACGGAGGACAGCAAGTTGAGTAAGTTACGCCCTCGCCCACGGACCCGTTGCGAACGCTCGTGCGGGCCTATCCTTTCGGTCTTGTGTCAGTGACTAACaacagccacaacaacaacaacaacaacagacaCTCCGGGCGGGTGACAGTAAACGATACACAGCGACAGTAGACGGTTGAAATGGGAGTAGAACCCCCTGTGGTCCCTGAAGTGGCTTATCGTTCCGGCCTGTGACTTATTGCTTTTCTCGTCCAAACCCCGTAGGTATGCTGTCGGAGCTGCTCCTGTCGTTCTCGGTGGTGACCAACTTTAAGGCGATCTGCGATAAGAACGTCGGCAACGACACCATTCCGTCGATCCACGGGCTGCGGGCGATCTCGATGGCTTGGGTTATTTTGGGTAAGTGATCCCCGGTGATCTTCCGGCTGCCAATCGCTTCGCTGACTAAATCCTCACTCTCGTCCTCAGGTCACACGATGATCGTGGTGTTCAAGTACTCGGACAACATGGAGCTCCGCAAGGTGGTCGAGAAGGAGTTCCTGTTCCAGATCGTGCTGAACGGTGCGTACAGCGTAGACACGTTCTTCTTCATCAGCGGTTTCCTGGTGTCGTTCATCTACTTCCGGACCAATGCCAAGGGGAAGCTGGAGAAGCTGACCAAGGGCGTGAACGAGTTCACGGCGGGCACCTTCCACTTCTTCGGGCTGGTCGGTTATCGGTTCGTTAGGTAGGGCACCGAAGGGCACCCCATCACAGACATCAGACAGGACAGCCATCAACTAAAAGTTCTCATCGTCGCTACAGGCTAACCGCTCCGTATCTGTACGTGCTCGGCATGGTGGAGGTCGTGATGCGCTATCTGGAGCAGAACTCCGTGTTCGAGCCACCGACACAGGACCACATCAACTGCCCGAAGTACTGGTGGCGTAACATCCTCTACATCAACACACTGTTCCCGGTGGAGCAGATGGTAAGGCGTCGTCGAACTGCTGGACCACGGGTGGCCACCAATTTTCCTAATACTCTCACATTCCCTGTACCGCAGTGCATGCTCTGGAGTTGGTATCTGGCAGACGACACGCAGTTCTACATCATCGGCGCCCTGATCCTGATCATCGCCGTCCGGCACTTCAAGTTCGCTGCCACCATGATGTCGGTGTTTATGGTGTCGGCTTGGGCCACGACCGCGTACATCGCGTTCTCCAACAACCACATGCCCGATGCGGACGATCCGTTCGCGCTGTTCGATAAGATCTACGACAAGCCGTGGACCCGGCTTGGGCCGTACCTCGTCGGGATGGCCGTCGGTTGGATTCTGTTCAAAACGAACTGCAAAATCAAGATGTCGCTCGTGAGTTGCCGGTGGAGGAGCTAGCGGCAACTGAAATCCGGGGTCCGGTGATCTAATTCCCGGTTCTTCCCTTGTGTCTTGTAGCTCACCGTCATTTCCGGGTGGGTCACctccacgatgatgatgctgtacCTGCTGTTCGGGTTGTACAACACGACGCTCACGCAGACGGCCGCCGCAGCCTACAGTTCGCTGAGCCACACGGGCTGGGCCATCGGCTGCGGGTGGGTCATAGTGGCCTGCTCGTCCGGATACGGCGGCTGGGTGAACAATCTACTGTCCGCCCCGATCCTGTACCCGTTCTCGCGGGTCACCTACTGCGCCTACCTGGTGCACCCGATCATCAACCGGATATTCGCCCTGGAGTCCGATACGCCGATCCACATGACTCCGAATGCGCTGGTCAGTGTGCTGGAGGGTGTTCTCCGTCCGACCACGTTACTCAACATTCCATCTCTCCCTTTCCAGACCACCGTGTACCTCGGGCAGGTCGTGTCGTCCTACGTGCTTGCATTTATCATTTCCCTCGCGTTCGAGGCTCCGGTCGTGACGATGCTCAAGATTCTGTCGCCGAACCGCAAGAAACGCATCTGAACCACCGGCTCGGACCCCAGCACAGATAgtgagagatagagagagagagagtgaagtgGCGAAGAAGTGGACAGCACTAGCTTTGGCGTGCCCGGCGAGGCCCGCGATGCAGTTTCGACCGCATGCTTTTCCtgtgtttccgtttgctcCGAGTGTGTCCGCTTGTTGTCTGTGAAGCCCACAGGGGCAGCCTTCCACACGGGCTTTCCGTGGCCGGGAGCCACGTTGGCCGCGGTGGGCCGCCGTGTGGGAAACGATTATAGTACGAATATCTAAAATTTACCAGAAAGGGCTGGCTACTCGTTCCGTGTTCCGCTAGGGGAGGGCCCGCTCCCGTCGGAAGGACGAAGCGGGGCTTAGAATAGCGTGTACGTGAACTGTGCTCAGTATGTTTTTCTACAGTACTTTAGACTGATGCGAACGATGCGATGTGTATAATGTAAATATAATTTGGGTGTGAAGAAAGTATTTAACTATAAAAAACGGCTGAGCGTTTCGTGGTGTTGGCCATTCCTATGATGACACTTGTTCGGTGATCTGTGACTACGATTACGCGTTCGGATTACGATTCGGATTACGAGGAAGATAAACACCGGCGAAGAGCAAAAGGTTTTTCTCTTCAGGCGtaaccaaaaatcaatttatcgaTAAATAATGACAAATCATCGAGTCCGACCTTCGTAAAGCCGTTGTTAGCCCAAGATCTCATACCTTCTTAAGGGGATGGATCGTTTGAAATACCTAATATGAACAGGAGATTTCCTACTAAGGCATTCCTACTTCATACAAAAATTATACTTGAAAACAATGATCTGCAAAGTTTGGCTCTATATCAACCAGAAAAGCGTAAAATTGACTGGCTGACCAATCAAATGAAATCCATTTGAAAGGGGTAAGTAAATAGGCACTTGAATGTGGAGGGTTAAAATTGAAGTATATTtcgttttgaaattgaatacTCACGTTCTTGGGACACTTTAAACATGAAAGCTCCTTTCGAAAGCTCCAAGAAAGCCTTTCGCTGCCTGCTTGGTGAATAAAGCGTTCTTGCGTTTCCATGCTGTCAGATGTACGATGCTGTGGGAAAGCAACAAGACATGCTGTCAGTTATGCTTTTTGTTTCGAGTTACTTCAATAATAAGTGTAATTTCCAATAGAATTGAAGTACAAGAAACGTAAGAAACGTGAACTCATTGAATGATTTGACTTGCTATTTTCATCTGGCTTTCGTCGCTTACTCACCCGCCCAAGTCTATTGTTATGCAATACAAACGTCAAAATGAAGCGAGCCCCACAAAACACCCGCGGAAATACCGATCCCATGGCACCAATACAGAGCCAAGCCCCAACAACACAGGAACTCAGATTGGGCGTCCCACGCAGTgtctgctggcggcggcggtcactGATCTTGTGGGCTCCAACACAACCGATCGGTTGCGTGCCAGTGTGAGTGTTAACCCGCATTGGTTGGTGAGTTCTTGTTGGCTAGGCGCCTCGCTACGGTCGGTACCGTTcgacacccagccagccagtgagCAGTTGGAGCTGGCCCCATCAACAACTC encodes the following:
- the LOC131207306 gene encoding nose resistant to fluoxetine protein 6 — encoded protein: MTGPGRVCVGAVALLVMVIAAAVAQDTSQDFSFDRLILLEEKLTVFDIKRIANGWSALRPQLSARCGDQMTQYLRGLQDERLWALKMDDSSGKYTKGFFWGNNYWTGSMDQCSYIHQNESGADVPKKKGRNTDITYINGNFLGTTESEHENPPFMPGFYMAKILINGTESFNAIRTVVVGLCLPSACSIGDVETLLKLDISRRHVAQELVGVRSPTLNNFSLWDDLTFRILFIISTIVTILLISGTGYDLVLRRRYKAQMRIKSYCKELTAEMSPGLGCTTYDLTQRETEENGKGNCTVIRVPTGVNNNNSDENLAAELTTTTEDSKLSMLSELLLSFSVVTNFKAICDKNVGNDTIPSIHGLRAISMAWVILGHTMIVVFKYSDNMELRKVVEKEFLFQIVLNGAYSVDTFFFISGFLVSFIYFRTNAKGKLEKLTKGVNEFTAGTFHFFGLVGYRFVRLTAPYLYVLGMVEVVMRYLEQNSVFEPPTQDHINCPKYWWRNILYINTLFPVEQMCMLWSWYLADDTQFYIIGALILIIAVRHFKFAATMMSVFMVSAWATTAYIAFSNNHMPDADDPFALFDKIYDKPWTRLGPYLVGMAVGWILFKTNCKIKMSLLTVISGWVTSTMMMLYLLFGLYNTTLTQTAAAAYSSLSHTGWAIGCGWVIVACSSGYGGWVNNLLSAPILYPFSRVTYCAYLVHPIINRIFALESDTPIHMTPNALTTVYLGQVVSSYVLAFIISLAFEAPVVTMLKILSPNRKKRI